One Prevotella intermedia ATCC 25611 = DSM 20706 DNA window includes the following coding sequences:
- a CDS encoding radical SAM protein, translating to MQEVKAPIIGINRHRLTTDGDGVTTLVAFHGCPLHCKYCLNPQCFSPDGVLRTITPSELYSEVEIDDLYFMATGGGICFGGGEPLLHSKFIVKFAKIMNPEWNIVLETSLNVPLKQLEMVAPLVKEFVVDVKDMDEQTYKAYTTQGNALVTSNLKWLAENGYADKTLVRLPLIPYYNTEAAQEESRKQIESMGFRRFDKFEYIVKHM from the coding sequence AAAAGCACCCATAATCGGCATTAATCGCCACCGACTGACTACCGATGGCGATGGTGTAACTACTCTTGTGGCTTTTCACGGATGTCCGTTGCATTGCAAGTATTGTCTGAATCCGCAATGTTTCTCGCCCGATGGAGTGTTGAGAACCATTACACCGAGCGAGCTTTACAGCGAGGTGGAGATAGACGACCTTTATTTTATGGCAACAGGTGGAGGCATTTGCTTTGGCGGAGGCGAACCTTTATTACACAGCAAGTTCATCGTGAAGTTTGCAAAAATTATGAATCCCGAGTGGAACATTGTATTGGAAACATCGTTGAACGTGCCTTTGAAGCAGTTGGAAATGGTTGCACCGCTTGTCAAGGAGTTTGTAGTCGATGTCAAGGATATGGACGAACAAACCTACAAAGCCTACACTACGCAAGGCAACGCTTTGGTTACGAGCAATCTAAAGTGGCTTGCAGAAAACGGATATGCAGATAAAACACTCGTTCGTTTGCCGTTAATACCTTATTATAATACAGAGGCAGCGCAAGAAGAAAGCAGAAAACAAATAGAAAGTATGGGCTTCCGCCGTTTCGACAAGTTTGAGTATATCGTGAAGCACATGTGA
- a CDS encoding alpha-2-macroglobulin family protein codes for MKKLLTVLTLLFMVSFNLFAQSYAELWKQVDIARGKDLPKTQISVLKNIISKAQKEKSYGNLLAAELLTSSLQTRISPDSVDSEKARLKKLCAKAETTDKVLYAVYNCALGRIFKYDEDKDELIAGYFDKAMANPALLAGVQCSKYTPLIKEGKDDAIFKNDLLHVIAFEAGQYDKASKYYTSVGNREAACYSAYMGVKEENNKEALDSLIALYGDLPVCGNVAVAKYKYLKDEEEIDVKQRIEYIDNALKRWGTWKNTNYLRNEREALTAPMFQMWVSENVGAPHKERILKDVKIRNINDLTLTITRTTLTGDDNLSPRNSNSLAKIKTKLLPATAQTVKRTYSGNAPYEVIEDSLELPRLDAGVYLFELASSNNRLAPQYELYYVTNLYVIAEEQPASKIRYVVVNSTTGQPIPNAKLKLKKRGYYKQPPVIRYVETNERGEAYYNYGEHEPDEVYVSTNTDKACPNSFIRTNYYYGKERIEFEVYDLFTDRQVYRPGQTVHASLLVHKKNNKELKSEAVANKTVKLTLRDANYEDVVSKEVVTDEFGTAAADFELPKGLLTGAFSIYANDEDGTSVSFNVEEYKRPTFTVEIDEYKEKYAIGDTIKLKGRAKAYSGMPVQGAEVLYTVNRNPVLWWWYSNENSEIVFESKAITDEKGEFDIELPFIFPDEKKSKKSANRGYWRSAKFYNFVVDTDVTDLAGETRSASASLPLGTKTTVLTSNMPDKVLKDKLRQLKFSYLNAAGKPIEGKVRYAIAPYKKEKPSFGNYTTVEANKDVDLKPLRSGRYMLQAICENDTLEQEFVVFSMEDKRPVIETHDWFYISGNKFPSDGKPVYVQFGATDADQHVLYSIFSGNKVLDSGAIDQSNSLTTWKLTYKEEYGDGIVVNFAWVKNGKLYKHNESIARPMPDRHLNVKWTTFRNLLLPGQKEEWTLNITYPDGKPAKAQLMATLYDKSLDQIDEHSWYFEPAYSNNFPSYIDWSKMIYSSLSLSRLANYKSLSLPLLSLAKFDTRFVDNFEKQQIFIRGYGSRAETKAYAKMEMMAVVKSDDAESRKSEEARSSVKFTAPVIKEDSAIRNEAEADYAVADSVSGVVKRATNNVQMRENLNETAFFYPRLNTDANGNVSIKFTLPESLTTWRFMGLAHDKDINYGMLTDEVVAKKTVMVQPNMPRFVRMGDEAMLSTRIFNSSDKAVKGKATIEILDAETEKVLYTDSKDYALEANATTTATFSLASLLSEEGANKLSIADQSMLIVRIVASGDDYSDGEQQYLAVLPNREYVVNTYPFTQNKAGEKRIDLTKLFPTNTTDQRLTVEYTNNPNWLMIQALPYVADANELNAISLVSAYYANSLANKILKTSPKIRQTIESWRNEQGNETSMMSALEKNQDLKEFALKETPWVMEAKNESEQKQTLVRFFDDNQIKYNLSSTIERLGRLQNPNGSFSWWEKMPGSFYMTVEVVKTLTRLNVLMGEKDEETEDILNSAFAFLDREVAERVAEMKRLQRKGYKNIFPSDALCDYLYSNALAKRKTTADITYLIDLLAKKPVDLTIYGKANTAVILQQYKQVQKAKEYLQSIKEYTVYKEEMGRYFDTRKAYYSWFDYKIPTQVAAIESFKTIAPTDKQTIEDLQRWLLQSKRTQAWDTPVNSVNAIWAFMNNGQWTMDNGEASVLKLDGKVMELPKATAGLGYVKVTKPVAVNSHNESEGKQVANTFTVEKTSSGTSWGAVYAQFFQPVTEIKANNAGLTVKRELFVRNSNNNAKDAVQAKVGDKVVVRITIVADRDYDFVQVSDKRPACLEPVSQISGYQYGGYYIAPKDYCTNYYFDMMAKGTHVVETEYFVDREGVYQSGTCTAQCAYAPEYTGREGAVKIKVNSNNASN; via the coding sequence ATGAAAAAACTATTAACTGTACTTACATTATTATTTATGGTGTCATTCAATTTGTTTGCACAGAGCTACGCTGAGTTGTGGAAACAAGTAGATATAGCAAGGGGAAAAGACTTGCCCAAGACACAAATAAGTGTCTTAAAGAATATTATAAGCAAGGCTCAAAAAGAGAAATCGTACGGCAACTTGTTGGCAGCCGAGTTGCTGACCTCAAGTTTGCAGACGAGAATATCGCCCGATTCGGTTGATTCGGAAAAGGCTCGTTTGAAGAAACTTTGCGCTAAAGCCGAGACAACAGACAAGGTGTTGTATGCTGTTTACAACTGTGCGTTGGGCAGAATCTTTAAATACGATGAGGACAAAGACGAGTTGATTGCTGGTTATTTCGATAAAGCGATGGCAAATCCAGCCTTGTTGGCAGGTGTTCAGTGTAGTAAGTACACACCGTTGATAAAAGAAGGAAAGGACGACGCCATCTTCAAGAACGACCTTCTCCACGTTATTGCTTTCGAAGCAGGGCAGTACGACAAAGCAAGCAAGTATTACACATCGGTGGGAAACCGCGAGGCAGCTTGTTACAGTGCCTATATGGGTGTAAAAGAAGAAAACAACAAGGAGGCTTTAGATTCGCTCATTGCGCTCTATGGCGACTTGCCTGTATGTGGAAATGTGGCAGTAGCGAAATACAAATACTTGAAAGACGAAGAGGAGATAGATGTAAAGCAACGCATCGAATATATAGATAATGCCTTGAAACGTTGGGGAACGTGGAAAAACACCAACTATCTGCGCAACGAACGCGAAGCCCTTACTGCCCCAATGTTCCAAATGTGGGTATCAGAAAATGTGGGTGCGCCTCATAAGGAGCGAATCTTGAAAGATGTTAAGATTAGGAATATCAACGATTTAACGCTGACCATAACGCGCACAACGCTGACGGGCGACGATAATTTATCGCCCCGCAACTCTAATAGTTTAGCAAAAATAAAGACGAAACTGTTGCCTGCTACTGCGCAGACCGTAAAGCGCACATATTCAGGCAATGCTCCTTACGAGGTAATTGAGGACTCGTTGGAACTCCCTCGCTTAGATGCAGGTGTCTATCTGTTCGAGTTGGCATCGTCGAACAATCGGTTAGCCCCACAATACGAACTCTATTACGTTACCAACTTGTATGTAATAGCAGAAGAACAGCCCGCAAGCAAGATACGGTATGTAGTGGTTAATTCAACAACAGGGCAACCTATACCCAATGCTAAGCTAAAGCTGAAGAAGCGTGGCTACTACAAACAACCGCCCGTTATAAGATATGTTGAGACCAATGAGCGTGGCGAGGCTTATTACAATTATGGTGAGCACGAACCAGACGAAGTATATGTCTCTACCAATACGGACAAAGCGTGCCCTAACTCGTTCATTAGAACAAATTATTATTACGGTAAGGAAAGAATAGAATTCGAGGTTTACGACCTCTTTACTGATAGGCAAGTGTACCGTCCTGGGCAAACTGTGCACGCTTCGCTCCTTGTTCACAAGAAGAACAATAAGGAATTGAAGAGCGAGGCTGTTGCCAACAAGACTGTAAAGCTTACATTGCGCGATGCCAACTATGAAGATGTAGTGTCGAAAGAAGTTGTTACCGACGAGTTTGGTACGGCTGCTGCCGATTTTGAGTTGCCCAAAGGTTTGCTCACAGGAGCATTTTCTATCTATGCCAATGATGAAGATGGAACTTCAGTAAGCTTTAATGTAGAAGAATACAAGCGTCCGACGTTTACGGTAGAGATAGACGAATATAAAGAAAAATATGCCATTGGCGATACTATCAAGCTGAAAGGACGTGCAAAAGCTTATTCGGGTATGCCTGTACAGGGTGCAGAGGTGTTATACACAGTCAATCGTAACCCAGTATTATGGTGGTGGTATAGTAATGAAAACAGCGAGATAGTTTTTGAAAGCAAAGCCATAACCGATGAAAAGGGTGAGTTCGATATTGAATTACCTTTCATATTCCCCGATGAAAAGAAAAGTAAGAAGTCGGCAAATCGTGGTTATTGGCGGTCAGCAAAGTTTTATAACTTTGTTGTAGATACCGATGTAACCGACCTTGCAGGCGAAACACGGTCGGCAAGTGCATCGTTGCCATTAGGCACGAAGACCACAGTGCTGACGAGCAATATGCCCGATAAGGTGTTGAAAGATAAGTTGCGTCAGCTGAAATTCTCTTATTTGAACGCTGCGGGCAAACCTATTGAAGGGAAAGTTCGTTATGCCATAGCACCTTATAAGAAGGAAAAGCCATCGTTTGGCAATTATACAACAGTGGAAGCCAATAAGGATGTAGACTTGAAACCACTGCGTTCGGGTCGTTATATGTTGCAAGCCATCTGCGAGAACGATACGTTAGAGCAAGAGTTCGTTGTGTTCTCAATGGAAGACAAACGCCCTGTTATAGAAACACACGATTGGTTCTATATAAGCGGAAATAAGTTCCCAAGCGACGGAAAGCCTGTTTACGTGCAGTTTGGTGCCACCGATGCCGACCAGCACGTACTTTATTCTATCTTCTCAGGCAATAAAGTGCTTGACAGTGGGGCTATCGACCAAAGCAATAGCCTTACCACATGGAAGCTTACGTATAAGGAAGAGTATGGCGATGGCATTGTCGTGAACTTTGCATGGGTGAAGAATGGCAAGCTGTATAAGCACAATGAAAGTATTGCACGCCCTATGCCCGATAGACATTTGAACGTGAAGTGGACTACCTTCCGTAATCTTTTGCTGCCCGGACAGAAAGAAGAATGGACGCTTAACATAACCTATCCTGACGGAAAACCTGCAAAGGCGCAGCTCATGGCAACGCTTTACGACAAGAGTCTTGACCAGATAGACGAACACTCGTGGTACTTCGAGCCAGCATACAGTAACAATTTCCCGAGCTATATTGACTGGAGTAAAATGATTTATTCATCTTTAAGCCTCAGTAGGCTCGCCAATTATAAGTCTTTGAGTCTACCTCTGCTGTCGCTTGCTAAGTTTGATACACGCTTTGTAGATAACTTTGAAAAACAACAAATCTTTATCAGGGGTTATGGAAGTCGTGCAGAAACCAAGGCTTATGCAAAGATGGAAATGATGGCAGTTGTAAAATCAGATGATGCAGAGTCTCGTAAATCTGAAGAAGCACGTAGTTCTGTTAAATTCACCGCACCTGTTATAAAAGAAGATTCAGCCATTCGTAATGAGGCAGAGGCGGACTATGCTGTTGCCGACTCTGTTTCTGGTGTTGTAAAAAGAGCTACTAATAACGTTCAGATGCGTGAGAATTTGAACGAAACAGCGTTCTTCTATCCCCGCTTGAATACCGATGCCAACGGCAATGTAAGCATTAAGTTCACGCTGCCAGAGAGCCTTACAACTTGGCGTTTTATGGGACTTGCACACGACAAAGACATAAATTATGGTATGCTAACCGACGAAGTGGTAGCCAAAAAGACGGTAATGGTGCAGCCCAATATGCCTCGTTTTGTTCGTATGGGCGATGAAGCAATGCTATCGACACGTATTTTTAACTCGTCAGATAAGGCTGTTAAGGGCAAGGCAACCATAGAAATACTTGATGCTGAAACCGAAAAGGTGCTCTACACAGATAGTAAAGACTATGCTTTAGAGGCGAATGCGACAACAACGGCAACGTTCTCGTTGGCAAGTTTGCTGTCGGAAGAAGGTGCAAACAAGCTCTCTATTGCCGACCAAAGTATGCTTATCGTGCGCATCGTAGCCAGTGGCGATGATTATTCGGACGGCGAACAGCAATATTTGGCAGTGCTTCCAAATCGCGAATACGTGGTTAATACCTATCCATTTACGCAAAACAAGGCAGGAGAGAAGCGCATTGACCTTACAAAACTGTTCCCAACAAACACTACAGACCAACGATTGACGGTTGAATATACCAATAATCCAAATTGGTTGATGATACAAGCCTTGCCGTATGTTGCTGATGCGAACGAGCTAAACGCCATTAGCTTGGTGTCAGCCTACTATGCCAACAGCTTGGCGAATAAGATTTTGAAGACGTCGCCTAAGATACGACAGACCATTGAAAGCTGGAGAAACGAGCAAGGAAACGAAACTTCTATGATGTCGGCATTGGAAAAGAACCAAGACTTGAAGGAATTTGCCCTTAAAGAAACGCCTTGGGTAATGGAAGCAAAGAACGAAAGCGAGCAGAAGCAAACGCTTGTGCGTTTCTTTGATGATAATCAGATAAAGTACAACCTGTCGTCTACAATCGAAAGACTTGGCAGATTACAGAACCCCAATGGCTCTTTCTCTTGGTGGGAGAAAATGCCAGGCAGTTTCTATATGACGGTTGAAGTGGTGAAAACCTTAACCCGCTTGAACGTGTTGATGGGCGAAAAAGACGAGGAAACGGAAGATATACTGAACTCAGCCTTTGCTTTCTTAGACAGAGAAGTGGCTGAACGTGTTGCAGAGATGAAACGTTTGCAACGCAAGGGATACAAGAATATCTTCCCTTCTGATGCGCTTTGCGACTATCTGTATAGCAATGCGTTGGCAAAACGCAAGACAACGGCAGATATAACCTATCTTATCGACTTGTTGGCAAAGAAGCCTGTCGATTTAACAATATATGGCAAGGCAAACACGGCGGTTATCTTGCAGCAGTATAAGCAAGTTCAGAAAGCAAAAGAATATCTGCAGAGCATCAAGGAATATACTGTTTACAAGGAGGAAATGGGCAGATATTTCGATACGCGGAAGGCTTATTACAGTTGGTTCGACTATAAAATACCAACGCAAGTAGCTGCGATAGAATCGTTTAAGACGATTGCTCCGACCGACAAACAAACGATTGAAGACTTGCAACGTTGGCTTTTGCAGTCGAAACGCACGCAGGCTTGGGATACGCCAGTGAACTCTGTAAATGCTATTTGGGCATTTATGAACAACGGACAGTGGACGATGGACAATGGCGAAGCGAGCGTATTGAAACTCGACGGAAAGGTTATGGAACTTCCAAAGGCTACTGCAGGCTTGGGATATGTGAAGGTAACAAAGCCAGTGGCAGTTAATTCACATAACGAAAGCGAAGGCAAGCAAGTTGCAAACACGTTTACCGTAGAGAAAACAAGCAGCGGAACAAGCTGGGGAGCAGTCTATGCGCAGTTCTTCCAGCCTGTTACAGAGATAAAGGCAAACAATGCAGGACTTACCGTAAAGCGCGAATTGTTTGTGCGAAACAGCAACAACAATGCAAAAGATGCCGTTCAGGCAAAGGTTGGCGATAAGGTTGTGGTGCGCATAACCATTGTGGCAGACCGTGATTATGACTTTGTTCAGGTTTCCGACAAGCGTCCAGCGTGTCTTGAACCTGTATCGCAAATCAGCGGATACCAATACGGTGGCTACTACATAGCACCGAAAGACTACTGCACAAACTATTATTTCGATATGATGGCAAAGGGAACTCACGTTGTGGAAACAGAGTATTTTGTAGACCGTGAGGGCGTTTATCAGTCGGGAACGTGCACCGCACAATGCGCTTATGCGCCTGAATATACAGGTCGCGAAGGAGCAGTTAAAATAAAAGTGAATAGCAACAATGCTTCAAATTGA
- a CDS encoding 4-hydroxy-3-methylbut-2-enyl diphosphate reductase gives MLQIEIDEGSGFCFGVTTAIKKAEEELEKGRQLYCLGDIVHNSMEVERLAKRGLITINHDQLCELHNATVLLRAHGEPPETYELARKNNIEIIDATCPVVLALQRRIKNQYEKNGNSVACDLEKVDLETELKDRKKATASQIVIFGKLGHAEVLGLVGQTHSNAIVIEKFGDVQQLDFNRDIYLYSQTTKSLNEFHRIIEYIQEHISENAKFRSFDTICRQVANRMPNISLFAAKHDLILFVAGRKSSNGKVLFHECLSVNPNSHQVESADEIDMEWFRNVRTVGICGATSTPKWLMEECRDEILRRTPNA, from the coding sequence ATGCTTCAAATTGAAATAGATGAAGGCAGCGGCTTCTGCTTTGGCGTTACGACAGCCATAAAAAAAGCCGAAGAGGAATTAGAAAAAGGAAGGCAGTTGTATTGCCTTGGCGATATAGTACACAACAGTATGGAGGTGGAAAGGCTTGCCAAACGTGGGCTGATAACCATTAACCACGACCAGTTGTGCGAACTTCACAATGCAACAGTGTTGCTTCGGGCACACGGCGAGCCTCCCGAAACCTACGAGTTGGCACGGAAGAACAACATAGAGATAATCGATGCCACTTGCCCTGTGGTGTTGGCGTTGCAGCGACGCATAAAGAATCAATACGAAAAGAACGGCAATAGCGTTGCGTGCGACCTTGAAAAGGTAGACTTGGAAACGGAGTTGAAAGATAGAAAGAAAGCTACCGCATCGCAAATCGTTATCTTTGGAAAGCTGGGACACGCCGAAGTGTTGGGCTTGGTGGGGCAGACGCACAGCAACGCCATTGTGATAGAGAAGTTTGGAGATGTGCAGCAACTCGATTTCAACCGCGATATATACCTTTATTCGCAAACAACGAAGAGTTTGAACGAGTTTCATCGCATCATCGAGTATATACAAGAACATATCTCCGAGAACGCCAAGTTCCGTAGTTTCGATACCATTTGTCGGCAGGTAGCTAACCGAATGCCGAACATTTCGTTGTTTGCTGCGAAGCACGACCTTATTCTCTTTGTTGCAGGGCGCAAGAGTTCCAACGGAAAAGTTCTGTTCCACGAATGCCTGAGCGTAAATCCAAACTCGCATCAGGTGGAGAGTGCCGACGAAATAGATATGGAATGGTTCAGGAATGTACGAACCGTCGGTATCTGTGGAGCTACCAGCACCCCCAAATGGCTGATGGAAGAGTGTCGCGACGAGATACTTCGTAGAACACCCAATGCTTAA
- a CDS encoding DNA adenine methylase: protein MAKARPFIKWVGGKSQLIEQLDAQLPADFSRWKNVTYIEPFVGGGAMLFYMLQRYPNIKHAVINDINSDLTTCYKVVRDTPEELIKSLGQLETAYLSLDTEEERKAFFIDVRARYNQKNLDSIENTTMFFFLNRTCFNGLYRVNKKGLFNVPFGKYDNPTICDPDTIRRDSTLLQRVEILTGDFEATFTHAHGDTLFYLDPPYRPLSDTSSFNDYTKEAFNDDAQVRLKEFCDRIDAAGYKFMLSNSDCKGKDEADSFFDVLYGAYKIERVWAVRSINSNPQKRGKLTEILVHNYLNTKTNAYVDNFMLEPEYVAERDVTNNYGLNKALSS from the coding sequence ATGGCAAAAGCAAGACCTTTTATTAAATGGGTGGGTGGTAAAAGCCAACTTATCGAGCAATTAGATGCACAACTTCCAGCTGACTTTAGCAGGTGGAAGAATGTTACCTATATTGAACCTTTCGTAGGTGGTGGAGCTATGCTTTTCTACATGTTGCAACGGTATCCAAATATCAAACATGCTGTAATTAATGATATTAACTCAGATTTAACGACTTGTTATAAAGTTGTTCGCGATACCCCCGAAGAACTTATAAAATCGCTTGGGCAGTTAGAAACTGCTTATTTATCGCTTGATACAGAAGAAGAACGCAAGGCGTTCTTTATAGATGTGCGTGCTCGATATAATCAAAAAAATCTGGATTCGATAGAGAATACAACTATGTTTTTCTTTTTGAATCGCACTTGTTTCAATGGTCTTTACAGGGTAAATAAGAAAGGTTTGTTTAATGTTCCCTTTGGAAAATACGACAATCCAACTATTTGCGATCCTGATACCATACGCAGAGACAGTACTTTACTTCAGCGTGTAGAGATTTTGACAGGCGATTTTGAAGCAACATTTACCCATGCTCATGGCGATACATTGTTTTATCTCGATCCTCCCTATCGCCCGTTGAGCGATACTTCGAGTTTTAATGATTATACTAAAGAGGCATTCAATGATGATGCGCAAGTTCGTTTGAAGGAATTTTGCGATAGGATTGATGCAGCTGGTTATAAGTTCATGCTCAGTAATTCTGATTGTAAAGGAAAGGACGAAGCCGACAGTTTCTTCGATGTTCTTTATGGTGCATATAAGATAGAGCGGGTTTGGGCTGTACGAAGCATTAACTCTAATCCGCAGAAAAGAGGTAAACTGACAGAGATATTGGTGCATAACTATTTAAACACCAAAACTAATGCTTATGTAGACAACTTTATGTTAGAACCTGAATACGTGGCGGAAAGAGATGTTACAAATAACTATGGTTTAAATAAAGCACTATCTTCATAA
- a CDS encoding type II restriction endonuclease, producing the protein MEKNFEQFMSQLHETNQTLDFFCDFEKISNNVDNIKLSLCMLNSLIGTTDLRKSVEAIWHRDKTAFSIMDILIAVRSAGKRVVLNSKGECIVLDRLFESVDGVIEYLEDTGLAEIFRERKIKDLVDYVFGIETGLDSNARKNRSGVVMENVVGKILSDNDITYRKEVYSTEWPDLQAVLGDDKKRFDFVIETTEKNYLIEVNFYSGGGSKLNEIARSYSDIALKINSVEGFEFVWVTDGVGWRSAKNKLQEAYNIIPSVYNLTSVSSFIDLIK; encoded by the coding sequence ATGGAAAAGAACTTTGAACAATTTATGTCTCAACTTCACGAAACAAACCAAACATTGGATTTCTTCTGCGATTTCGAAAAGATTTCCAATAATGTTGATAATATCAAGTTGAGCCTTTGTATGTTGAACAGCCTTATTGGTACGACCGACCTTCGCAAGAGCGTAGAAGCAATTTGGCATCGTGACAAAACAGCTTTCAGCATTATGGATATTCTTATTGCAGTTCGCAGTGCAGGAAAAAGGGTAGTTCTCAATTCCAAGGGTGAATGTATCGTTCTTGATAGGCTGTTTGAAAGTGTTGATGGAGTTATTGAATACCTTGAAGATACAGGTCTTGCAGAAATCTTCAGAGAGCGTAAAATCAAAGATTTAGTAGATTATGTATTTGGTATTGAGACAGGTCTTGATAGCAATGCTCGCAAAAATAGAAGTGGAGTTGTAATGGAAAATGTGGTTGGAAAAATACTTTCAGACAACGATATAACCTATCGTAAGGAAGTTTATTCTACTGAATGGCCTGACCTGCAAGCTGTACTTGGTGATGATAAGAAACGTTTTGACTTTGTTATTGAAACGACGGAAAAGAACTATCTTATAGAAGTTAATTTCTATAGTGGTGGTGGCTCTAAACTTAACGAGATTGCTCGTTCTTATTCAGATATAGCTCTGAAGATTAATTCTGTTGAAGGTTTCGAGTTCGTTTGGGTTACTGATGGAGTTGGTTGGAGGTCTGCAAAGAATAAACTTCAAGAAGCCTACAACATCATTCCAAGTGTTTATAATCTTACAAGCGTTTCGAGTTTCATTGATTTGATTAAGTAA